The Ignatzschineria rhizosphaerae genome contains a region encoding:
- a CDS encoding DUF3870 domain-containing protein — MNSKTLFLAGYARLPQGMAAKTVFESMTITVEIEPKYGVILAADCTLITELGRNFIGTLLRGYSLNDGIETIIEAIEDSYRGKATSALIAALRDLEHQYQNAKRK; from the coding sequence GTGAATAGTAAAACACTTTTTTTAGCAGGTTATGCGCGTTTACCGCAGGGGATGGCGGCGAAAACAGTTTTTGAATCCATGACCATTACTGTGGAGATAGAGCCAAAATATGGGGTGATTTTAGCGGCAGATTGTACATTGATTACAGAGCTTGGAAGAAACTTTATAGGAACACTGCTTCGAGGATATAGCCTAAATGATGGCATAGAGACGATTATTGAGGCGATTGAGGATAGTTATCGAGGAAAAGCAACCAGTGCTTTAATTGCAGCGCTTCGTGATTTAGAGCATCAATATCAAAATGCGAAAAGAAAGTAG
- a CDS encoding ABC transporter permease, whose translation MDVNTKRTPFRIMQDVLFALVLREYLTRFGSRRMGAFWEIFEPMANIAFMMFIFTVLRARSMPGIEMPMFLLTGMIPFFLMRNIIFKLMDSIGANQALFSYPNIKVFDTYLARVLVEISISSIVYLVFSFIFGFWFGYDSLVSYPIEWLIALLVGILFAFSLGVIFSIITLMMPNLKSIIRILFLPLYLMSGIVFPLWIVPDKYLPWLLWNPFAHLISNIREGVFSHYPGINGVSWEYPFIITIITLCVALGLYRLRRERLLVK comes from the coding sequence ATGGACGTAAATACGAAAAGAACCCCATTTAGAATCATGCAAGATGTGCTTTTTGCGCTTGTTTTGCGTGAGTATTTGACTAGGTTTGGAAGTCGTCGAATGGGCGCTTTTTGGGAAATATTTGAGCCTATGGCAAATATTGCCTTTATGATGTTTATTTTTACAGTTCTTCGTGCTCGTTCAATGCCAGGTATAGAGATGCCAATGTTCCTTCTCACAGGCATGATTCCTTTTTTCTTAATGCGTAATATTATTTTTAAGCTAATGGATTCAATAGGGGCGAATCAGGCGCTATTTTCTTATCCTAATATTAAAGTTTTTGACACCTATTTAGCTAGAGTCTTAGTTGAAATATCCATCTCATCAATAGTATATTTAGTTTTTAGCTTTATTTTTGGATTTTGGTTTGGTTATGATAGTTTAGTGTCATATCCCATTGAATGGTTAATAGCTCTGTTGGTAGGAATATTGTTTGCCTTCAGTTTAGGGGTTATTTTTTCAATAATTACATTGATGATGCCTAATCTGAAGTCGATTATTCGAATTCTATTTTTACCCCTTTATCTGATGTCGGGTATTGTGTTCCCTCTTTGGATTGTGCCAGATAAATATTTGCCATGGCTCTTATGGAATCCTTTTGCACATCTTATTAGTAATATTAGGGAGGGTGTATTTTCTCATTACCCAGGTATTAATGGTGTTAGTTGGGAGTACCCTTTTATTATTACAATTATTACTTTATGTGTTGCTTTAGGGCTTTATCGACTTCGTCGTGAGAGGCTATTAGTTAAATGA
- a CDS encoding CgeB family protein produces the protein MKKNKKIEQQLLALQETNRLMQNQILQLEKSVKKSENAINEENTISFQLGKIIIDSFGSLSGFIFMPKNLFLLYQESKRRKNKELLAQPKPITFEGNIKTSNVDSDGLFQGLTLFDPISEICWKDAFNGFALVRKDYQKQISTTKSQFAFFESAWNANKGSWIYAFTSPKLQHSNAQALLDAISLLKKKGIPIIFWNKEDPMHYEMFKPIAALADYVFTTDEQIIGRYKNELNTDKVWALPFAAPIKKTNPINRFSLPKETVCFAGTYYSENHPDRKKQMDMLLPALLESEGVIYDRASKDTSGRYAYPDKYKNIIRDSVNFEKMTELYKNFQVFLNVNTITQSTTMMSRRVYELLASGTPIVSTPSKAVTEQFPGIVLTVRTEEEAKLAVNKLLTDSYFWHKQSVLGIREVLANHTYEDRWASMKSVINDQAGHARKVESIRVIAKYHGYQNIDSYIDTLLNQEGVKVVEIIIVKSSKLDLIIDNEIVKIVNLSEFVLEQYINTNVDISYTYLTQDTIYNYQKNLLGMLLSFKYSGSKAIVRSPYFKYSKLLVDFDFSVNNPNWYSVIESADLNTLLIKDIAIDSIAIDLINGKVKAPNRDLFLIDPFNILHLDDRKASVKDIENMVYKSNSKIGI, from the coding sequence ATGAAAAAAAATAAAAAAATAGAACAGCAACTATTAGCACTGCAGGAAACTAATAGATTAATGCAGAACCAAATATTGCAGTTAGAGAAAAGTGTTAAAAAGTCAGAGAATGCAATAAATGAAGAAAACACAATATCTTTCCAATTAGGAAAGATAATTATTGATAGCTTTGGTAGTCTGTCAGGTTTTATTTTTATGCCTAAGAACTTATTTTTGTTGTATCAAGAAAGTAAAAGGCGAAAAAATAAAGAATTATTAGCTCAGCCTAAACCGATAACTTTTGAAGGGAATATTAAGACAAGCAATGTGGATTCTGATGGTCTTTTTCAAGGGCTTACTTTATTTGATCCGATATCAGAAATTTGCTGGAAAGATGCTTTTAATGGTTTTGCTTTAGTACGTAAAGATTATCAGAAACAAATTTCAACTACAAAAAGCCAATTTGCTTTTTTTGAAAGTGCATGGAATGCAAATAAAGGTAGTTGGATTTATGCATTTACCTCACCAAAGCTACAGCATTCTAATGCACAAGCGCTATTAGATGCTATAAGTTTATTGAAGAAAAAAGGGATACCTATTATTTTTTGGAATAAAGAAGATCCTATGCATTATGAGATGTTTAAGCCAATAGCCGCATTGGCAGATTATGTTTTTACTACAGATGAGCAAATAATAGGAAGATATAAAAATGAATTAAATACAGATAAAGTATGGGCGTTGCCCTTTGCTGCTCCAATAAAGAAAACTAATCCTATTAATAGATTTTCATTACCGAAGGAAACAGTTTGTTTTGCTGGTACTTATTACTCTGAAAATCATCCGGATCGTAAAAAGCAAATGGATATGCTACTTCCGGCTTTACTGGAGAGTGAAGGAGTTATTTATGATAGAGCTTCAAAAGATACTAGTGGTAGGTATGCTTATCCAGATAAATATAAAAATATTATCAGGGATAGTGTGAATTTTGAAAAAATGACCGAGCTTTATAAAAATTTTCAGGTTTTCTTGAATGTTAATACAATTACTCAGTCTACAACTATGATGTCTAGGAGAGTTTATGAACTGCTAGCAAGCGGTACTCCAATTGTATCTACGCCATCAAAAGCAGTTACGGAACAGTTTCCAGGAATAGTTTTAACGGTACGAACTGAAGAAGAAGCTAAATTAGCAGTAAATAAATTACTTACTGACTCATATTTTTGGCATAAACAATCAGTTTTAGGAATTAGAGAGGTTTTAGCTAACCATACTTATGAAGATAGATGGGCGAGTATGAAAAGCGTAATTAATGATCAAGCTGGGCATGCTAGAAAAGTTGAAAGTATTAGGGTCATAGCTAAATATCATGGTTATCAAAATATAGATAGTTATATTGATACTCTTTTGAATCAAGAAGGTGTGAAGGTAGTAGAAATTATAATTGTTAAGTCTAGCAAGCTAGATTTAATTATTGATAATGAAATAGTTAAGATCGTTAATTTGTCTGAATTTGTTCTTGAGCAATATATCAATACTAACGTAGATATTTCTTACACTTATCTAACACAAGATACAATTTATAATTATCAGAAAAATCTCTTGGGAATGTTGTTATCTTTTAAATATAGTGGATCAAAAGCGATTGTTAGAAGCCCTTATTTCAAATATTCCAAGTTATTGGTAGACTTTGATTTTTCTGTAAATAATCCTAATTGGTACAGTGTCATAGAATCAGCTGATTTGAATACATTGTTAATAAAAGATATAGCAATCGATAGTATTGCTATAGATCTAATAAATGGCAAAGTAAAAGCTCCAAATAGAGATTTATTTTTGATAGATCCATTTAATATTTTGCATCTAGATGACAGGAAAGCATCAGTGAAAGATATAGAGAATATGGTTTATAAATCCAATTCAAAAATAGGAATATAG
- the wecB gene encoding non-hydrolyzing UDP-N-acetylglucosamine 2-epimerase, whose amino-acid sequence MRVLTIFGTRPEAIKMAPLVKELEKHPAIESRVCVTAQHREMLDQVLALFEITPHYDLNIMKQGQTLEGITTDILMNLTPILKEFKPDYILVHGDTSTTFAASLAAFYQQIKIGHVEAGLRTYNLYSPWPEEGNRCLTGVLTGLHFSPTEEARQNLLKESIHDHKIEVTGNTVIDALLSVVKKLEEAELAKEMQARFPFLKEEGSSVLVTAHRRENHGEGIINISNAVKALAERYPHLNFVLPMHMNPKVRLPIMEILGDVPNVNLIEPQDYLPFVYLMKHARIILSDSGGIQEEAPSLGKPVLVMRDTTERPEAVAAGTVKLVGSCKDNILAECIKLLDDEAYYATMAGAKNPYGDGTASQKIVARLLTAVI is encoded by the coding sequence GTGAGAGTATTAACCATATTTGGAACGCGGCCAGAAGCAATAAAAATGGCTCCACTGGTGAAGGAGCTAGAGAAGCATCCTGCGATTGAGTCACGAGTTTGTGTAACTGCGCAGCATCGTGAAATGTTAGATCAGGTTTTAGCGTTATTTGAGATTACTCCACATTATGATCTCAATATCATGAAGCAAGGGCAAACTTTAGAAGGCATCACAACTGATATTTTAATGAATTTGACGCCAATTCTTAAAGAGTTTAAGCCTGATTATATTCTGGTTCATGGGGATACTTCAACGACTTTTGCGGCAAGTTTGGCGGCTTTTTATCAGCAGATTAAAATTGGGCATGTGGAAGCAGGGCTTCGAACTTATAATCTATATTCTCCATGGCCGGAAGAGGGTAACCGCTGTTTAACAGGCGTATTAACAGGGCTACACTTTTCTCCAACAGAAGAAGCAAGACAAAATCTTCTTAAAGAATCAATTCACGATCATAAAATCGAAGTTACAGGAAATACGGTAATTGATGCACTTCTCTCTGTTGTTAAAAAACTGGAAGAAGCTGAATTAGCAAAAGAGATGCAGGCCCGCTTTCCATTTTTAAAAGAGGAAGGATCGTCTGTACTCGTAACAGCACACAGACGAGAAAATCACGGGGAAGGTATCATCAATATCTCTAATGCTGTTAAAGCACTAGCAGAGAGATATCCGCATCTTAATTTTGTATTACCCATGCATATGAATCCTAAGGTACGTTTACCAATTATGGAGATCTTAGGGGATGTGCCGAATGTGAACTTAATTGAGCCACAGGATTATCTCCCATTTGTCTATCTAATGAAGCATGCACGTATTATCTTAAGTGATTCTGGCGGTATTCAAGAAGAGGCTCCATCACTTGGGAAGCCGGTATTAGTCATGCGTGATACAACGGAGAGACCAGAAGCGGTAGCCGCAGGAACGGTTAAATTAGTAGGATCATGTAAGGATAATATCCTTGCAGAATGTATTAAGCTTCTTGATGATGAGGCTTATTACGCCACTATGGCTGGTGCGAAAAACCCCTATGGGGATGGGACTGCCTCACAAAAAATAGTCGCTCGGTTGTTAACGGCAGTAATTTAA
- a CDS encoding DUF6270 domain-containing protein: MKVFISGSCVSRDAFTPNNIDLFENVEYVARYSLARLAYPAFSQIDADNKQFIENVPSPFQRKTLLREWGNSLLDLILNSDFDYLVIDCIDERFGLIELTPELYVTNSDEFHKSRLINIRDAKKIMPDEDIFLLHWEEGLKKIIEVAGENKIIINNVFFSKETDQGLGFPNSSPSRIEYCNDFLNSLYEIARKYLPEKQFVNYPENIFVGSCNHKWGLAPFHYIEDVYQYFLFFLQKVGSERW; encoded by the coding sequence ATGAAAGTTTTTATATCGGGTTCTTGTGTTTCAAGGGATGCTTTCACACCGAACAATATAGATTTATTTGAAAATGTTGAATATGTCGCAAGATATTCATTAGCAAGATTGGCTTATCCTGCATTTTCGCAAATAGATGCTGACAATAAACAATTTATTGAAAATGTACCATCGCCTTTTCAACGAAAGACATTATTACGAGAATGGGGAAATTCTTTATTAGATTTAATTCTAAATTCTGATTTTGATTATCTTGTAATTGATTGTATAGATGAGAGATTTGGTTTAATTGAGTTAACTCCGGAACTCTATGTTACTAATTCAGATGAATTTCATAAAAGTAGGTTAATAAATATTCGTGATGCAAAAAAAATTATGCCCGATGAAGATATTTTTTTACTCCATTGGGAGGAGGGTCTTAAAAAAATAATAGAGGTTGCTGGCGAAAATAAGATTATTATAAACAATGTCTTTTTTTCAAAAGAAACAGATCAAGGGCTCGGATTTCCTAATAGTTCTCCTAGCCGTATAGAGTATTGTAATGATTTTTTGAATTCTCTTTATGAAATAGCGAGAAAATATTTACCTGAAAAACAATTTGTAAATTATCCTGAAAATATTTTTGTAGGAAGCTGTAATCATAAGTGGGGATTAGCGCCATTTCATTATATTGAAGATGTTTATCAATATTTTTTGTTTTTTTTACAAAAAGTTGGCAGTGAACGATGGTAA
- a CDS encoding CgeB family protein, with translation MSYRKSYIFFRVNCDFLFVESAWQGRWNRWKYKIASYPDHPERNNDKLKKLVQKAKDRGIPTVFWNKEDGVHFDRFIDSAKLFDHVFTVDETCIPRYKAVMGQDASIHTMMFAVQPKFHYFDGFNFKHHRANFVGSYSHHIHDIRRQWQDQLFESATDTGLGLTVFDRNSKRKSQNYRYPVYPNMDIKKAVKYPKTGQIYKDYLVSLNVNTITDSPTMFSRRLVEILACGGIAVTTPAESVDKMFAEYCHVVNNEEEMQELFARLKYGPNKDDLERARAGAEYVAQYHTWEHRLDDMAKIIGLK, from the coding sequence ATGAGTTATAGAAAATCATATATTTTTTTTAGGGTTAATTGTGATTTTTTGTTCGTAGAATCAGCCTGGCAAGGACGCTGGAATCGTTGGAAGTATAAGATTGCTTCTTACCCTGATCACCCTGAGCGTAATAATGATAAGCTCAAGAAGTTAGTACAAAAAGCGAAAGATCGTGGGATTCCTACGGTCTTTTGGAATAAAGAAGATGGCGTTCATTTCGATCGCTTTATTGATAGTGCAAAACTTTTTGATCATGTCTTTACAGTGGATGAGACGTGTATCCCTCGTTACAAAGCTGTAATGGGGCAAGATGCATCGATTCATACGATGATGTTTGCCGTGCAGCCAAAGTTTCATTATTTTGATGGGTTTAATTTTAAGCATCATCGTGCCAATTTTGTAGGAAGTTATAGTCATCATATTCATGATATTCGCCGGCAGTGGCAAGATCAGTTATTTGAGTCTGCAACCGATACAGGACTGGGATTAACGGTGTTTGATCGTAATTCTAAGCGAAAATCTCAAAATTATCGTTATCCTGTTTATCCTAATATGGATATTAAAAAGGCTGTAAAATATCCTAAAACTGGGCAGATTTATAAGGATTACTTAGTATCTCTTAATGTGAATACTATTACAGATTCACCAACGATGTTTTCTCGCCGGTTAGTTGAGATATTAGCCTGTGGTGGTATCGCGGTTACAACGCCAGCAGAATCTGTTGATAAGATGTTTGCGGAGTATTGCCATGTAGTGAATAATGAGGAAGAGATGCAGGAGCTATTTGCAAGATTAAAATATGGACCCAACAAAGATGATTTAGAGCGTGCACGTGCCGGTGCTGAATATGTAGCTCAATATCATACTTGGGAGCATCGGTTAGATGATATGGCTAAAATCATTGGGCTAAAATAG
- a CDS encoding capsular polysaccharide biosynthesis protein — protein sequence MKQIKIPYLSHGLWRRLSRWRSFFADYKISVGNRAEESSILGWGYKPSGKRAIRIAEMSSVNSALLIEDGFLRSMDLGVNGDDPLSLVVDDLGIYYDTTKPSSLEQLILDKENLVEDLADAAGAMSLIFENKLTKYNHILEGLPAHLSFPKTKKHVLVIDQTFGDMSLVYGSATAQTFQEMLESAIVENPTAKIWIKIHPDVLVGKRQGHYSDFLARYQKNRDKHPNIEFLAEDIHPHSLLERMDKVYAVTSQMGFEALLYGKEVITFGIPWYAGWGLTDDRNLQVSAPEFKSRRQHRTLLELFTASYLQYCRYINPFTNERGTIFDVIDYLIMMKEREKLLQGEIWIVGLSWWKRQIMTPFLKTTANQLRFFKSEEVLKKAFAEKSTCHMRLLLWGKKFLSLEAWASDNHITVLRMEDGFIRSVGLGSNLVAPRSLVIDDLGIYFDASKPSRLEMILEKSDFNLKVLAEAKSLQTQLIAEKIGKYNVGNSKITQQLPVDKPVLLVPGQVEDDASIQTGTREICTNLGLLKHVRENNPQAYIIYKPHPDVVSGNRIGNIPDNIALQFADSVMPETDIMVLIEQCKEVHTMTSLAGFEALLRDKKVFCYGIPFYAGWGLTTDLYQLEGRRKRRLSLLELIAGTLLLYPEYLNIQTGKLTNAKVTLEALSQERAKQQGPSKLKTTWPVRKYRQLLGLLQTLKW from the coding sequence ATGAAGCAGATTAAAATCCCCTACCTAAGCCATGGTCTCTGGCGCCGCCTTTCTAGGTGGCGTTCTTTCTTTGCCGATTATAAAATCTCCGTTGGGAATCGAGCTGAAGAGAGTAGCATCTTAGGATGGGGATATAAGCCTAGTGGTAAAAGAGCTATAAGAATTGCAGAGATGTCGTCAGTTAATTCAGCACTTTTAATTGAAGATGGATTTTTACGCTCTATGGATCTTGGCGTTAATGGCGATGATCCATTATCTCTTGTAGTTGATGATTTAGGGATTTATTACGATACAACGAAACCTTCTAGCTTGGAGCAGTTGATTTTAGATAAGGAAAACCTTGTTGAGGATCTAGCAGATGCGGCTGGGGCGATGTCGCTTATTTTTGAGAATAAGCTCACTAAATATAATCACATTTTAGAGGGATTGCCGGCACATCTCTCTTTTCCTAAAACGAAGAAGCACGTTTTAGTCATTGATCAGACTTTTGGGGATATGTCGCTGGTTTATGGCAGCGCAACGGCACAGACTTTTCAAGAAATGCTTGAAAGCGCTATTGTTGAAAACCCAACCGCTAAAATCTGGATTAAGATTCATCCTGATGTGTTAGTGGGGAAAAGGCAGGGGCACTATAGTGATTTTCTGGCTCGGTATCAGAAAAATAGAGATAAGCACCCAAATATTGAGTTTTTAGCGGAGGATATTCATCCGCATTCTCTTCTTGAGAGGATGGATAAAGTTTATGCTGTTACCTCGCAAATGGGGTTTGAAGCACTTCTCTATGGTAAAGAGGTGATCACATTTGGAATTCCTTGGTATGCCGGATGGGGATTAACAGATGACCGAAATTTGCAAGTCTCCGCGCCTGAGTTCAAATCCCGCCGCCAGCACAGAACATTATTAGAACTCTTTACTGCAAGTTATCTTCAATATTGCCGATATATTAACCCCTTTACCAATGAACGTGGAACCATTTTTGATGTGATTGATTATCTCATCATGATGAAAGAGCGAGAGAAGCTTTTACAAGGGGAGATCTGGATTGTGGGGCTCTCTTGGTGGAAGCGGCAGATTATGACGCCTTTTTTAAAAACAACAGCTAATCAGCTACGTTTTTTTAAGAGTGAAGAAGTCTTAAAAAAAGCATTTGCAGAGAAGTCTACCTGTCATATGCGGTTGTTGTTGTGGGGAAAAAAATTCTTATCATTAGAAGCGTGGGCAAGTGACAATCATATCACCGTATTACGCATGGAAGATGGGTTTATTCGTTCTGTTGGTTTGGGCTCAAATCTTGTTGCACCAAGATCATTAGTGATAGATGATTTAGGAATCTATTTTGATGCGAGTAAACCTTCTCGGTTAGAGATGATTTTAGAAAAGAGTGATTTTAACCTCAAAGTACTTGCCGAGGCCAAAAGCCTGCAGACTCAGCTGATAGCGGAAAAAATAGGTAAATATAACGTCGGTAACAGTAAGATAACTCAACAATTGCCAGTAGATAAACCGGTTTTATTAGTGCCAGGGCAAGTAGAAGATGATGCCTCGATTCAAACAGGAACACGAGAGATTTGTACTAATTTAGGATTGTTAAAGCATGTTCGGGAAAATAACCCTCAAGCGTATATTATTTATAAACCACATCCTGATGTGGTAAGCGGTAATCGAATAGGGAATATTCCTGATAATATTGCATTACAATTTGCCGATAGTGTTATGCCAGAGACGGATATTATGGTGCTGATCGAACAGTGTAAAGAAGTCCATACGATGACATCTCTCGCAGGATTTGAAGCGCTATTGCGAGATAAAAAAGTATTTTGCTATGGGATTCCATTTTATGCAGGATGGGGCTTAACTACAGATCTCTATCAGTTAGAAGGGCGCCGAAAACGACGTTTATCATTATTAGAGCTTATTGCCGGCACATTACTTTTGTACCCAGAATATTTAAATATTCAAACAGGGAAGTTAACTAATGCAAAGGTAACATTAGAAGCGTTATCGCAAGAGCGAGCAAAGCAGCAAGGCCCATCTAAATTAAAAACCACGTGGCCAGTACGAAAATATCGTCAATTATTGGGGTTATTGCAAACCTTGAAGTGGTAA
- a CDS encoding ABC transporter ATP-binding protein: MIKIENLTKSYLHHKAGRKYVFKDLSFEIPSGQNVAIIGKNGAGKSTLMNLLAKVDSPDSGHIITEQSISWPVGLSGGFQGSLSARENVKFIARTQGFRGSSMLEKVKYVEEFAEIDDYFDLPVKTYSSGMRGRVAFGLSLAFDFDYYIVDEAMSVGDAHFKKKASDAFEAKVGKANIILVTHGMTQVRTMCDLVIVLDKGKATIYDDVEEGIKIYQNL, from the coding sequence ATGATTAAGATCGAAAATCTCACTAAGTCATATCTCCACCATAAAGCAGGGCGTAAATACGTCTTTAAGGATCTTTCATTTGAGATCCCGTCAGGACAAAATGTAGCCATTATTGGTAAAAATGGTGCTGGTAAATCAACGCTCATGAATCTGCTTGCAAAAGTGGATAGTCCTGATAGTGGGCATATAATAACAGAGCAATCTATTTCTTGGCCAGTTGGTCTATCTGGTGGTTTTCAAGGGTCCTTATCGGCTCGTGAAAATGTCAAATTTATAGCTCGAACACAGGGGTTTCGGGGCTCTTCCATGCTTGAAAAAGTAAAATATGTAGAAGAGTTTGCGGAGATTGATGATTATTTTGATTTGCCTGTTAAAACATATTCTTCAGGGATGAGAGGGCGAGTTGCCTTTGGCTTAAGTCTTGCCTTTGATTTTGATTACTACATTGTTGATGAAGCAATGTCTGTTGGAGATGCTCATTTTAAAAAGAAGGCGAGCGATGCTTTTGAAGCTAAAGTAGGTAAGGCGAATATTATTTTGGTTACACATGGAATGACACAGGTACGTACAATGTGTGATTTGGTCATTGTATTGGATAAAGGGAAAGCAACTATTTATGATGATGTGGAAGAAGGCATTAAAATTTATCAAAATTTATAA
- the wecC gene encoding UDP-N-acetyl-D-mannosamine dehydrogenase: MKTVSVLGLGYIGLPAAAMFAANGANVIGVDVNQHAIDTINQGKIHIVEPFLEEIVRGAVTKGTLRATNTPEKADAFVIAVPTPFKGDHVPDTSYIEAVAKSIAPVLEKGNTIILESTSPVGTTEAMIGWLEAARPDLKFPHEGQEGHDIYVAYCPERVLPGQVVKELVENDRIIGGITEDCADKAIEVYRIFVKADLIKTNARTAEMSKLTENAFRDVNIAFANELSLISDQLDINVWELISLANRHPRVNILQPGPGVGGHCIAVDPWFIVDKTPELAKITRLAREVNEGKPEWVINKVNEAVDAFVVKSGKSKSDVKIVCYGLAFKPNIDDLRESPALLITEKLAKLYPNQVDAVEPNINTLQRNDLSFNLIDLERGIKSMDIGVMLVGHKEFSEIATNEYLISFVK; the protein is encoded by the coding sequence ATGAAAACAGTTTCGGTATTAGGACTTGGTTATATTGGGTTACCAGCGGCAGCAATGTTTGCGGCAAATGGCGCAAATGTCATTGGTGTGGATGTTAATCAGCACGCGATTGATACGATCAATCAAGGTAAAATCCATATTGTTGAGCCTTTTTTAGAAGAAATTGTTCGTGGTGCTGTCACAAAAGGGACACTTCGTGCAACAAATACGCCGGAAAAGGCAGATGCATTTGTGATTGCTGTGCCAACCCCTTTCAAAGGGGATCACGTACCAGATACAAGTTATATTGAAGCTGTTGCAAAAAGTATTGCCCCAGTATTAGAAAAGGGAAATACAATTATCTTAGAATCAACCTCACCAGTAGGCACGACAGAAGCGATGATTGGTTGGTTAGAAGCTGCAAGACCTGATCTTAAATTCCCGCATGAAGGGCAAGAAGGCCATGATATTTATGTAGCATACTGCCCAGAGCGAGTATTACCTGGGCAAGTCGTCAAGGAACTTGTAGAGAATGACCGTATTATTGGCGGCATTACCGAAGATTGTGCAGATAAAGCAATTGAGGTTTATCGTATCTTTGTAAAAGCAGACCTCATTAAAACCAATGCTCGTACAGCAGAGATGAGTAAGTTAACAGAAAATGCTTTCCGTGATGTCAATATCGCTTTTGCGAATGAGTTATCACTAATTTCAGATCAGCTCGATATTAACGTTTGGGAGCTCATTTCGCTTGCAAACCGCCATCCTCGCGTGAACATCCTTCAGCCAGGCCCTGGTGTAGGTGGGCATTGTATTGCAGTTGATCCTTGGTTTATCGTCGATAAAACCCCAGAGCTTGCAAAAATTACTCGTCTAGCGCGCGAAGTGAACGAAGGTAAGCCTGAGTGGGTGATTAATAAGGTTAATGAAGCAGTAGATGCATTTGTAGTGAAATCAGGAAAATCAAAATCAGATGTGAAAATTGTTTGTTATGGTCTTGCATTTAAACCAAATATTGACGATCTTCGTGAAAGTCCTGCTCTTTTGATTACTGAAAAACTTGCTAAACTTTATCCTAATCAAGTCGATGCTGTAGAGCCAAATATTAATACACTACAGCGTAATGATCTTTCATTTAATCTTATAGACTTAGAGAGGGGGATTAAATCTATGGACATTGGAGTAATGTTGGTGGGGCACAAGGAATTTTCAGAAATCGCCACTAATGAATACTTAATTAGTTTTGTGAAGTAA